A window of the Cannabis sativa cultivar Pink pepper isolate KNU-18-1 chromosome X, ASM2916894v1, whole genome shotgun sequence genome harbors these coding sequences:
- the LOC115718043 gene encoding uncharacterized protein LOC115718043 yields MVNTRSSLSPSGSSKLLLDKLKMKKTISEDDNEDLSGGSEGSGDVSVKEVKRKQYNRGNKKVTDDRPLKKLKQVVEYDEDFYDSDDLEVENNESMKEWELYFKHEDRVGGRIIFFPNHENNVIAIINSKLTPSQANLAEFFIVFGLLCVGDSDMSGYAKKENAFVDKYFSDQQVTIDLCGGEV; encoded by the exons ATGGTTAATACTCGTTCTTCCCTTTCTCCATCTGGTTCATCGAAGCTTCTTCTTGACAAGTTAAAAATGAAGAAAACGATTTCTGAAGATGACAATGAAGATCTTTCTGGTGGTTCTGAGGGCTCTGGTGATGTTTCTGTTAAGGAAGTGAAGAGGAAGCAATATAATCGTGGAAACAAGAAGGTTACTGACGATCGACCTttgaaaaaattgaaacaaGTTGTTGAATATGATGAGGACTTCTACGACAGTGATGATCTAGAAGTTGAGAACAATGAATCGATGAAG gagTGGGAGTTATATTTCAAGCATGAGGATAGGGTTGGTggaagaataattttttttcctaaccATGAAAACAATGTTATTGCCATTATCAATAGTAAATTGACTCCTTCTCAAGCAAA TTTGGCCGAGTTCTTCATTGTATTTGGTTTATTATGTGTTGGTGATTCTGATATGAGTGGTTATGCAAAGAAGGAGAATGCATTTGTGGATAAGTATTTTAGTGATCAACAAGTAACGATCGATCTTTGTGGAGGAGAGGTTTAG